A window of the Sabethes cyaneus chromosome 1, idSabCyanKW18_F2, whole genome shotgun sequence genome harbors these coding sequences:
- the LOC128736635 gene encoding endoplasmic reticulum metallopeptidase 1-like, with the protein MFQNNTNRKGLKGKVLDPDIDYSKVKSVHSISSWWGIGGIFLILFIGNLTSYTNSHLPDALRNAHLAKYPDAFIAERAYKDLKILNDFGPKPTGSYTNEVLAVDFLVREISYIDQLKNKNQKLIVDKQIASGGYVGVYMNKSATSVYRNIQNVAVKLVGRNSDQALLLNCHFDSVATSPGASDDLSGCVIMLEILRVMSRQPDVILYSIIFLFNGAEETPLQASHGFITSHRWAKEAKAFINLESAGSGGKEMLFQSGPKNPWLIEMYAAAIKYPYAQAAAEEIFQLGVIPSDTDFRVFRDVGGIPGMDFAYTANGYRYHTKYDSIEYIPMSVLQRTGDNILSLTKTIANSDKLGKQHRKTEHTVYFDFLGLFFIFYSADVGLMINLSVVLLSIIIPFLSLARSTSGTHGREIRSETMIGFVATFLGAGAAALICFIIAYQIDLMGRSMSWYSSSNLVLGMYCGPALLCQCLVHMMIGNMCSSKTTPLSLALKVQARLNGVNLFWGMATLGITFTGYRIAYVFMILIFFSLLSNTLISMFGLQNTVHKWLYIHLFFQIGAILWCTQFYHIMLNMFIPITGRIGASINPDFIIGMIAAAITLFTCSYITPLLFLLKKTDKLIGELVAITLISLFLATSTHIGFPYRDDTIKAPTVQRHYITHTLRTFYDYNGEKRFSDSGFLLQELDRNARKTIEGIAMPDTITPMREIQTCEKELFCAIPFYSIWHQVLFENYWISAPQPIIHSEVKCSMRSKNKISDYITELQLTLNGDHQCSLVIGPRAGVTLIQWNLVEQLASPIEFNGQRGYFVLISSGINPGPMNFTLQLRHEMPNYDGPLIDITVTTTFWEYQKHHTPVFKKLLSRVPAWCHIVPSVAALNSYTF; encoded by the exons atgttcCAG AATAACACCAACAGAAAGGGATTAAAAGGAAAAGTGCTTGATCCTGATATAG ATTATTCTAAAGTGAAAAGTGTTCATAGCATATCGTCTTGGTGGGGAATCGGAGGAATTTTTCTGATATTGTTTATTGGTAATCTTACCAGTTATACCAACTCGCACTTACCAGATGCGCTCCGAAATGCTCATTTAGCTAAATATCCAGATGCTTTCATTGCGGAACGAGCGTACAAAGACTTGAAGATATTAAACGATTTTGGCCCAAAGCCTACTGGAAGTTATACCAATGAGGTCCTGGCAGTGGATTTTCTAGTTAGGGAAATATCGTACATTGATcaactgaaaaataaaaaccagAAACTGATTGTCGATAAGCAGATTGCTTCCGGTGGGTATGTTGGAGTCTATATGAACAAATCAGCAACGAGTGTATATCGCAATATACAAAATGTGGCAGTAAAACTAGTCGGTAGAAATAGTGACCAAGCGTTACTGTTGAATTGCCACTTTGATTCAGTAGCAACAAGTCCCGGAGCTAGTGATGACTTATCCGGTTGTGTAATAATGCTCGAGATTTTACGAGTTATGTCCCGACAGCCAGATGTCATTTTATATTCCATAATATTTCTATTCAATGGTGCAGAAGAAACACCACTTCAA GCATCACATGGTTTTATAACTTCGCATCGTTGGGCTAAAGAAGCAAAAGCTTTCATCAATCTTGAATCTGCGGGATCTGGCGGAAAAGAAATGCTGTTTCAAAGTGGTCCCAAAAATCCCTGGCTTATCGAAATGTATGCAGCGGCAATAAAATATCCTTACGCCCAAGCCGCCGcagaagaaatatttcagttaGGTGTTATTCCTTCTGATACTGATTTTCGTGTATTCCGCGATGTAGGCGGCATTCCAGGAATGGATTTCGCCTATACAGCCAACGGCTATCGATATCACACGAAATACGATTCTATCGAATACATTCCGATGTCAGTACTACAACGAACAGGAGATAATATTCTATCGCTCACGAAAACAATTGCTAATTCGGATAAACTAGGCAAACAGCACAGGAAAACAGAACATACGGTGTACTTTGACTTTCTTGGTTTATTCTTTATCTTCTACTCGGCAGACGTAGGACTGATGATCAATCTCTCGGTAGTCTTATTATCGATTATTATACCGTTTTTGTCACTAGCTAGATCTACTAGTGGTACCCACGGACGAGAAATTCGCTCCGAAACTATGATCGGTTTCGTGGCAACATTCTTAGGAGCAGGAGCCGCTGCATTAATATGTTTTATAATCGCCTACCAAATAGATCTGATGGGGCGCTCTATGTCATGGTATTCATCATCAAATTTAGTGCTGGGCATGTATTGCGGTCCTGCACTGCTTTGCCAATGTTTAGTTCATATGATGATTGGTAATATGTGCAGCAGTAAAACG acCCCTCTGAGCTTAGCATTAAAAGTTCAAGCACGTTTGAATGGTGTCAATCTATTCTGGGGAATGGCTACCCTTGGAATCACTTTTACTGGCTATCGGATCGCATACGTTTTTATGATTTTGATCTTTTTCTCACTTCTTTCGAATACATTAATCTCAATGTTCGGATTGCAGAATACAGTTCACAAGTGGCTCTACATTCATCTGTTCTTTCAAATAGGTGCTATTTTGTGGTGCACACAGTTCTATCATATTATGTTAAACATGTTTATCCCGATTACGGGTCGCATCGGAGCATCAATCAATCCAGACTTTATCATAGGAATGATAGCAGCGGCAATCACGCTTTTCACCTGCAGCTATATAACTCCTTTGCTATTTCTATTGAAGAAGACAGATAAATTAATAGGTGAGCTGGTGGCCATAACATTAATTTCCCTTTTTTTGGCAACATCTACGCACATTGGTTTTCCATATCGCGACGACACCATAAAGGCTCCAACCGTACAGAGACACTATATAACT CATACTTTAAGAACGTTCTACGATTACAATGGTGAAAAGCGGTTTTCCGATTCAGGATTCCTACTACAAGAACTTGATCGTAATGCTCGAAAAACGATCGAGGGTATTGCTATGCCAGACACGATAACGCCAATGCGCGAAATACAAACCTGCGAAAAAGAGCTCTTTTGCGCTATTCCTTTTTATTCGATCTGGCATCAAGTGTTGTTTGA AAATTACTGGATTTCCGCACCGCAGCCAATCATACACTCAGAGGTCAAATGTTCCATgagaagcaaaaataaaatttctgacTATATAACAGAACTCCAGCTCACGTTGAATGGAGATCACCAATGCTCTCTAGTTATAGGACCTAGAGCAGGCGTAACACTCATACAATGGAACCTTGTTGAACAATTAGCTAGCCCTATTGAGTTCAATGGACAGCGCGGCTATTTTGTCCTTATCAGTAGTGGAATTAACCCAGGACCAATGAATTTTACGCTACAACTTAGA CATGAAATGCCCAACTACGATGGTCCTCTCATTGACATTACAGTGACAACAACATTCTGGGAATACCAAAAACATCATACGCCAGTATTTAAAAAACTTCTTTCTCGCGTTCCAGCTTGGTGTCATATAGTCCCATCAGTAGCAGCGCTCAATAGTTATACATTTTAA